In Geopsychrobacter electrodiphilus DSM 16401, a single window of DNA contains:
- a CDS encoding O-antigen translocase, translated as MDGIGQTDQESSSFRNILKSTSLIGGSSVLNILIGMISTKFAALWLGPSGVGLLATFGRVTALVATLTGMGIDSSGVRQVAEAVGSKDDERIVRTVITLRRAAWMTGGIGLLVMAIFCVPISWLTFNTEKYAWPIAVLGITVFAGAIMGGQCCILTGTRRIRDLAKVSVIGSFFGVLFSIPCFYLWGQTGIVPSLVLTAFASLVVSWWFVRKVPIGGISLTWRESYDEARQLLSLGVSFMGAGLVLALSNYFIYMIMLRRFGLVDVGIYQAAFSLSGVLVGFVLGAMGTDYYPRMTAVANDNASVYRMVNEQTQISILLSLPVLAAMMIFAPLVIKLFYTTSFGTAVPVMRWCILGVLGRVFSWPMAYVLLAKGKGKVFLITEIFVNSLHLAGVYFFTQIWGLEGAGIAFLGMYVIYTLLMLFVTCRLVLATWDKYSQKIILFASITLMALFLNSTFNKNIISEWAIDGILLPLVTCLCLRELSRKSKFSLKTLINKTH; from the coding sequence ATGGATGGAATAGGACAAACCGATCAGGAAAGCTCAAGCTTTCGGAATATCCTTAAGTCAACTTCACTAATAGGTGGTTCGTCCGTTCTTAATATCCTGATTGGGATGATTAGTACTAAGTTTGCTGCTCTTTGGCTTGGTCCTTCTGGCGTAGGTTTACTGGCTACTTTTGGCCGAGTTACCGCGCTTGTTGCTACCCTGACTGGAATGGGCATTGATAGTAGCGGGGTACGGCAAGTTGCTGAAGCGGTTGGAAGTAAAGATGACGAGCGTATTGTACGTACCGTCATAACTCTTCGCAGGGCTGCATGGATGACTGGTGGAATTGGCCTGCTGGTAATGGCTATTTTCTGTGTTCCCATATCATGGTTAACCTTTAATACTGAAAAATATGCCTGGCCCATTGCGGTTCTTGGTATAACTGTATTCGCCGGTGCCATAATGGGTGGGCAGTGCTGTATCTTGACCGGTACACGTAGAATTAGGGACCTTGCTAAAGTCAGTGTGATCGGTTCCTTTTTTGGGGTACTTTTCAGCATCCCCTGTTTTTATCTATGGGGTCAAACCGGGATTGTGCCTAGCTTAGTTCTCACCGCATTTGCTTCTCTTGTTGTCTCATGGTGGTTCGTTCGAAAGGTACCTATAGGGGGGATTAGTCTAACCTGGCGTGAAAGCTACGATGAAGCGCGCCAATTACTTTCCTTGGGTGTAAGTTTTATGGGGGCCGGTTTAGTTTTGGCGCTTTCAAATTATTTTATTTACATGATTATGTTAAGAAGGTTTGGTCTTGTCGATGTTGGTATTTATCAAGCAGCCTTCAGTCTTTCCGGTGTTCTTGTAGGGTTCGTTCTTGGGGCTATGGGGACGGATTACTATCCGCGCATGACTGCAGTTGCGAACGACAATGCAAGTGTGTATCGGATGGTAAATGAACAGACGCAGATATCTATTTTACTGTCACTACCTGTACTCGCGGCAATGATGATTTTTGCGCCGTTAGTTATTAAGCTATTTTACACAACATCTTTCGGAACGGCTGTGCCAGTCATGCGTTGGTGCATACTGGGTGTATTAGGGCGGGTCTTCTCTTGGCCAATGGCGTATGTCTTGCTAGCTAAGGGGAAAGGGAAGGTATTTTTAATTACTGAGATTTTTGTTAATAGCTTACATCTGGCGGGCGTGTACTTTTTTACACAGATATGGGGCCTTGAAGGGGCAGGCATTGCTTTTTTGGGTATGTATGTAATCTATACACTTTTAATGCTCTTTGTTACATGCCGGTTGGTCCTTGCTACTTGGGACAAATACTCCCAGAAAATAATCTTGTTTGCTTCAATAACATTGATGGCTCTTTTTCTAAACAGCACATTTAATAAAAATATTATCAGTGAATGGGCTATTGATGGGATTCTTCTTCCCCTTGTCACATGTCTGTGTTTAAGAGAGCTGTCTCGGAAGTCTAAATTTAGTCTGAAAACGTTGATTAACAAGACACATTAG
- a CDS encoding IS4 family transposase yields the protein MNSGHTVFRQLLQFLPQHDFNLCVRRYRGDYRARSFSTFDQFLCLAYAQMSGRESLRDIETCLNSHQEKLYHVGFRGFVSRSTLADANERRDWHIFQDFGQVLIRMAQELYHDEPFALELDQPLYAFDSTTIDLCLTLFPWAEFRRTKAAVKMHTLIDLRGTIPTYVTVTTGKVHDVRMLDALPVTEDAIYTMDRAYIDFARLHTLHQQGAFFVVRAKDNLRFKRLYSAPKDKDAGIRADQTVALVTYKSKNDYPEKLRRVSYVDKERGKRLVFLTNNFTLPAHTVAEIYKQRWQVELFFKWVKQHLRIKSFYGTSINAVKSQVWVASSIYLLVVIAKKKLDLPCQLYTFLQILEVNLFEKKPISSLVADALKQISDPQDDNQLNLFNC from the coding sequence ATGAATTCCGGTCATACCGTTTTCCGACAACTGCTGCAGTTTCTACCACAGCATGATTTCAATCTGTGCGTTCGTCGTTATCGCGGTGACTACAGAGCCAGAAGCTTTTCCACCTTCGACCAGTTTCTGTGCCTTGCCTATGCCCAGATGTCTGGTCGTGAGAGTCTGCGCGACATCGAAACCTGCTTGAACTCGCACCAAGAGAAACTTTACCACGTTGGTTTTCGAGGTTTCGTCTCACGCTCCACTCTGGCAGATGCCAACGAACGCAGAGATTGGCACATCTTTCAGGATTTCGGCCAAGTTCTGATTCGGATGGCCCAAGAGCTTTATCATGACGAGCCTTTTGCTCTTGAACTCGATCAACCACTGTATGCCTTTGACTCAACAACGATTGATCTGTGCCTGACGCTGTTCCCGTGGGCCGAGTTCCGAAGAACAAAGGCAGCAGTAAAAATGCATACGCTGATTGACCTTCGGGGAACTATCCCCACTTACGTGACGGTCACGACCGGCAAGGTTCATGATGTCAGAATGCTCGATGCTTTGCCCGTAACCGAAGATGCCATCTACACCATGGATCGGGCTTACATTGATTTTGCCCGACTACATACGCTTCACCAGCAGGGTGCATTCTTTGTCGTCAGAGCAAAAGACAACTTGCGCTTTAAGCGATTGTATTCTGCACCAAAAGACAAAGACGCTGGTATCAGAGCGGATCAAACCGTGGCCCTGGTGACCTACAAATCAAAAAACGATTACCCGGAGAAATTACGTCGGGTCAGTTATGTTGACAAAGAACGCGGTAAGCGGCTGGTGTTTTTGACCAACAATTTCACGCTTCCAGCACACACCGTTGCTGAGATCTACAAACAGCGATGGCAAGTGGAACTGTTTTTCAAATGGGTCAAACAGCACTTACGAATCAAGTCGTTTTACGGAACATCAATCAATGCGGTGAAGAGTCAGGTCTGGGTTGCCTCGAGCATCTATCTGCTGGTTGTAATTGCCAAGAAGAAGCTCGATCTACCTTGTCAGCTCTACACTTTCTTACAAATTCTGGAGGTCAATTTGTTCGAGAAAAAGCCCATTTCATCGTTGGTTGCGGACGCTCTCAAACAAATATCGGACCCTCAAGATGATAACCAGCTGAATTTATTCAACTGTTAA
- a CDS encoding helix-turn-helix transcriptional regulator, with amino-acid sequence MALNKVLQMREALLMSKAELARKAGVSPLTISRIEQGSDCRVDTMRKIILALGLNLSEKSKVFPEGE; translated from the coding sequence ATGGCATTGAATAAGGTTTTACAGATGCGTGAAGCGCTGCTGATGAGTAAGGCAGAATTGGCCCGTAAGGCGGGGGTTTCTCCTTTGACCATTTCGCGGATTGAGCAGGGCAGTGATTGCCGCGTTGATACGATGCGAAAGATAATTTTGGCCCTTGGCCTTAACCTTTCTGAAAAGTCTAAGGTCTTCCCCGAAGGGGAATGA
- a CDS encoding glycosyltransferase: MKTSPLVTFVIFAYNQEKFIHDSIQGALRQTYSPLEIIISDDASTDSTFSIIKHEVAAYRGKHHVRVNRNKKNLGLIAHVNKLFNISTGDLIIASAGDDISFPNRTSEIVKNFISFGKPLLIHSKAYEIDKHGSRLGTEAPNVKLRRQLSLAEACTSDSIYLGASAAWSKELFEKYGNIDYKMAYEDLVLGFRAIVEDSIHYIDKPLLAYRVGGGLCPEIGKSIRISEVLKVRKNMAEVMVDTLSQREKDIRLSNLSKKKKYLNINKKELFKWSILLNLYRGEASLSSLSLENFLLVIDLILHELMFFGRWYLLYFSRYFF, from the coding sequence ATGAAAACTTCACCGTTGGTTACCTTTGTAATTTTTGCATATAACCAGGAAAAATTTATTCATGATTCAATTCAAGGTGCTTTACGGCAGACATACTCGCCCCTTGAAATAATCATTTCGGATGATGCATCGACTGACTCAACATTTTCAATTATCAAACATGAAGTTGCTGCTTACCGTGGCAAACACCACGTGCGGGTAAATAGAAATAAAAAAAATCTTGGCTTGATTGCCCATGTAAATAAATTATTTAACATTTCCACGGGTGATCTAATCATTGCGTCTGCCGGGGATGATATCTCGTTCCCTAATAGAACAAGTGAAATCGTTAAAAATTTTATCTCATTTGGGAAACCTCTCTTGATTCACTCGAAGGCCTATGAAATTGATAAACATGGTAGCCGATTAGGTACCGAAGCTCCAAACGTGAAATTGCGCCGACAGCTTTCTTTGGCCGAAGCTTGCACTTCTGATAGCATTTATCTAGGGGCTAGTGCCGCATGGAGTAAAGAACTTTTTGAAAAATATGGAAATATTGATTACAAAATGGCCTACGAAGACCTAGTGCTTGGGTTCAGGGCAATCGTAGAAGATAGTATTCACTACATTGATAAACCTTTATTGGCTTATCGAGTCGGTGGCGGCCTATGCCCTGAAATTGGGAAATCTATTCGCATCTCAGAAGTGCTAAAAGTAAGAAAAAATATGGCAGAAGTAATGGTTGATACCCTTTCACAGCGAGAAAAAGATATTAGATTAAGCAATTTATCTAAGAAGAAAAAATATTTAAATATTAACAAGAAAGAATTATTCAAGTGGTCAATTCTTTTAAATCTTTATAGAGGCGAGGCAAGTTTAAGTAGTCTCTCGTTAGAAAATTTTCTATTGGTAATAGATCTAATCTTACATGAGCTTATGTTTTTTGGACGATGGTATCTTCTTTATTTTTCTCGCTATTTTTTTTGA
- a CDS encoding prepilin peptidase — MPFEYYFLLGSAFVLGAVVGSFLNVCIYRIPAGKSIVSPPSSCPHCGHRIRWFQNIPIFSYLFLVGKCAGCGQKISLRYPIIEGLTGGLFVLVLYYFGLSPATIVYWIFVASLVVITFIDLDHQIIPDVISLPGIVIGFACTFAVPWVTWFDSLLGIALGGGLLLSIAWVYQFLTKREGMGGGDIKLLAMLGAFLGWKAIFPLIFIASLCGTFVGLPLMLIRRENTRLALPFGPFLAVSAIIVLLWGPRLISWYLNFLR; from the coding sequence ATGCCATTTGAATATTATTTTTTATTGGGTTCCGCTTTTGTCCTGGGTGCTGTTGTCGGTTCCTTCCTCAACGTGTGCATCTATCGAATTCCTGCAGGGAAATCCATTGTTTCGCCGCCATCCTCTTGCCCTCATTGTGGGCATCGGATCCGCTGGTTTCAAAATATCCCGATTTTCAGCTACCTGTTTCTCGTAGGAAAGTGCGCTGGGTGCGGGCAGAAAATTTCATTGCGTTATCCAATAATTGAAGGCTTGACGGGTGGCCTGTTTGTCCTGGTGCTTTATTATTTTGGTCTGAGTCCGGCGACGATCGTTTACTGGATTTTTGTAGCGAGCCTTGTCGTGATCACTTTTATTGATCTGGACCATCAGATTATCCCCGACGTTATCAGTCTGCCTGGCATTGTTATTGGTTTTGCTTGCACGTTCGCTGTCCCTTGGGTGACCTGGTTTGATTCTCTGCTGGGGATAGCGCTTGGTGGTGGCCTTTTGCTCTCGATTGCCTGGGTTTATCAATTTTTAACCAAGCGGGAAGGGATGGGCGGGGGCGATATCAAACTTTTGGCTATGCTTGGAGCATTCCTCGGCTGGAAAGCGATATTCCCGTTAATTTTTATTGCTTCTCTTTGTGGAACATTTGTCGGGCTTCCTTTGATGCTTATCCGGCGTGAAAACACTCGACTAGCATTGCCTTTTGGTCCTTTTCTGGCTGTGTCGGCGATCATAGTCTTACTGTGGGGTCCCCGGCTGATCTCTTGGTACCTTAACTTTTTAAGGTAG
- a CDS encoding DegT/DnrJ/EryC1/StrS family aminotransferase, protein MYIPFLDVKAPYLELKFEFDAAYRRVMESGWYVLGQEVEAFETEFAAYCEAGKCIGVANGLDALHLIVRGYGIGAGDEVIVPANTYIATWLAVSHAGARPIPVEPDEVTFNINPSRIEAAITERTKAIMAVHLYGQPADMDPINALAKKYGLKVIEDCAQAHGARYKGRRVGTLGDAAGFSFYPGKNLGAFGDGGAVVSNDSDLAESIDLLRNYGSRIKYHNEVVGFNSRLDELQAALIRVKLTKLDDWNQRRRQVASNYLHELFAQSGLILPRVPEWADPVWHLFVIRTAQRDIIQQSLTTAGIGTMIHYPIPPHLQSAYVELNYQNGDFPLTERMAQEVLSLPIGPHLGNLECLRIIKSIQNVGLI, encoded by the coding sequence GTGTACATCCCCTTTCTAGATGTGAAGGCGCCTTACCTTGAACTTAAGTTCGAATTTGACGCCGCATATCGCCGGGTCATGGAGTCGGGCTGGTATGTTCTCGGTCAGGAAGTAGAGGCTTTTGAGACTGAATTCGCTGCCTATTGTGAGGCCGGGAAGTGCATCGGGGTCGCCAATGGTCTGGATGCCCTGCATCTGATTGTGCGTGGCTACGGAATCGGTGCGGGGGATGAGGTGATCGTCCCAGCCAATACCTACATCGCCACCTGGCTGGCGGTTTCCCACGCCGGGGCCAGGCCTATCCCTGTCGAGCCCGATGAGGTGACCTTTAATATCAACCCGAGTCGAATCGAGGCTGCGATTACCGAGCGCACCAAGGCGATCATGGCCGTGCATCTCTACGGTCAACCGGCTGATATGGACCCGATCAATGCCCTGGCTAAGAAGTATGGACTCAAGGTTATTGAAGACTGCGCCCAGGCTCACGGAGCCCGCTACAAGGGACGAAGAGTAGGGACCCTCGGAGATGCTGCAGGGTTCAGCTTTTATCCAGGAAAAAACCTCGGCGCCTTCGGTGACGGCGGGGCTGTAGTTTCCAATGATTCAGATTTAGCTGAAAGTATAGACCTTCTCCGCAATTACGGTTCGCGCATTAAATACCACAATGAAGTGGTCGGTTTTAATTCACGCCTTGATGAACTGCAGGCTGCGCTGATACGAGTTAAACTCACTAAACTCGATGACTGGAATCAAAGACGTCGCCAAGTTGCCTCGAATTATTTGCATGAGCTTTTCGCCCAGTCCGGATTGATCTTGCCACGGGTTCCTGAATGGGCCGATCCAGTCTGGCATCTTTTCGTGATTCGCACTGCGCAGCGCGATATCATACAACAGTCACTTACGACAGCCGGAATCGGAACGATGATCCATTATCCGATCCCACCACATTTGCAATCGGCTTACGTCGAACTCAATTACCAAAATGGGGATTTTCCACTTACTGAACGGATGGCACAGGAAGTTCTCAGCCTGCCGATAGGGCCGCATCTGGGAAATTTGGAATGTTTGCGCATAATTAAATCCATTCAGAACGTTGGTCTGATCTGA
- a CDS encoding glycosyltransferase family 9 protein: MVSSLFFSLFFLRRALEVFQVKNYYSLSELIAMLYLKKIDGLVGPLLARLLPRPAQVATITQTPSSFLLIRPGGIGDAVLLIPMILALKKAYPDCRVEVLAENRNHRVFALCPGVDRVFCYDNARDLLLVLRRRYDVAIDSEQWHRLSALVARTIRSPIKIGFGTNERKRLFTHSIGYRHESYEMRSFFDLLTPLNIDVPMPISYPFLAVPASVQQSADNFLENTLNKPFVVLFPGASIPERCWGAEKFHQLAIRLFDVGVSVVVVGGQEDYAVGAAILADTSGLNLAGKTNLPETAGVLSRSQLLVSGDSGVLHLGAGLGVSTVSLFGPGIADKWAPVGESHTVINHALPCSPCTRFGTTPPCPIGAKCIQDISVEEVFSAAKKLLGLKLKRVVFDAI, encoded by the coding sequence ATGGTATCTTCTTTATTTTTCTCGCTATTTTTTTTGAGAAGAGCGCTAGAAGTTTTTCAAGTTAAGAACTATTATTCGCTATCAGAACTCATCGCTATGCTGTATCTAAAAAAAATAGATGGTCTCGTCGGCCCCTTACTTGCCCGTTTGCTGCCCCGCCCGGCACAGGTCGCCACAATTACACAGACTCCTTCCAGCTTCCTGCTCATCCGTCCCGGCGGCATCGGCGATGCCGTGTTGCTGATTCCGATGATTTTGGCACTGAAAAAGGCTTACCCCGATTGTCGCGTTGAGGTGCTTGCTGAAAACCGGAACCATAGGGTTTTTGCCTTATGTCCAGGCGTCGATCGAGTCTTTTGCTATGACAATGCGCGCGATTTATTGCTTGTCTTGCGGCGACGTTATGATGTGGCTATTGACAGCGAACAATGGCATCGTCTTTCTGCGCTGGTTGCCCGTACAATCCGTTCGCCGATTAAGATCGGGTTTGGGACAAATGAGCGGAAACGTTTGTTTACCCATTCGATAGGTTACCGTCATGAAAGCTATGAAATGCGCAGCTTTTTTGACCTGCTGACACCGCTGAACATTGACGTACCTATGCCTATTTCCTACCCCTTTCTTGCTGTCCCTGCCAGCGTTCAACAATCTGCGGATAATTTTCTTGAGAACACACTGAATAAACCATTTGTGGTGTTGTTCCCTGGTGCGAGTATTCCTGAACGGTGCTGGGGCGCTGAGAAGTTTCATCAACTGGCAATTCGGTTATTTGACGTGGGAGTTTCCGTCGTTGTAGTCGGTGGACAAGAGGATTACGCAGTTGGCGCAGCTATTTTAGCTGACACCTCTGGTTTAAATCTTGCGGGTAAAACGAATTTGCCAGAGACGGCTGGCGTTTTAAGCCGGTCACAGCTTTTGGTCAGCGGGGATTCTGGTGTTTTGCATCTCGGAGCAGGTCTTGGCGTTTCGACGGTTTCACTTTTTGGCCCAGGAATTGCTGATAAGTGGGCTCCAGTAGGTGAATCGCATACGGTCATTAATCATGCGTTGCCTTGTTCACCATGCACCAGGTTCGGCACGACGCCTCCCTGCCCGATTGGGGCAAAGTGCATTCAGGACATTTCTGTTGAAGAGGTTTTTTCTGCTGCGAAGAAACTTTTGGGCTTGAAATTGAAGAGAGTCGTTTTTGATGCCATTTGA
- a CDS encoding sugar 3,4-ketoisomerase — translation MSLLHCKTIVLPKISDPRGNLTFIENDKHIPFNIQRVYYLYDVPGGAERGGHAHKGLNQLIIAMSGSFDVLLDDGKEQKRFHLNRSYQGLYVCPMVWRELDNFSSGSVCMVLASNLYDEADYYRDYDEYLAALVIQ, via the coding sequence ATGTCACTACTCCATTGTAAAACAATCGTCCTTCCTAAGATTTCAGACCCACGTGGGAACCTGACTTTTATCGAAAACGACAAACATATCCCCTTTAATATTCAACGGGTGTACTACCTGTATGATGTCCCCGGTGGTGCCGAACGCGGGGGGCATGCTCACAAGGGATTAAACCAATTAATAATTGCTATGTCTGGTAGCTTCGATGTTCTTCTTGATGACGGCAAAGAGCAGAAACGTTTTCACCTAAACCGATCTTATCAAGGGCTCTATGTCTGCCCAATGGTCTGGCGAGAACTTGACAATTTTTCTTCGGGGTCAGTGTGTATGGTTCTAGCATCGAACTTATATGATGAAGCCGACTATTATCGTGACTATGACGAATACCTCGCTGCTCTGGTGATTCAGTAA